One part of the Truepera radiovictrix DSM 17093 genome encodes these proteins:
- the miaA gene encoding tRNA (adenosine(37)-N6)-dimethylallyltransferase MiaA: MQRPPSIPVLAGPTASGKSALALRLAERQPLEIISADAMMVYRGMDIGTAKPSPEERRRVPHHLIDVVAPDEPFDVATFVTLAEAAITEVLARGALPLVVGGTGFYIRALSEGLPTVPPADPAVQHPLWERLAREGLAELERELAARSPRDALRAQRNPRRVVRALEVWHRTGRSPADFPPSPPRFTYRKWVLLPEPAALARAIERRTEAMFRAGLVAEVARLLARYPGATTALQAIGYKEVRAHLEGRASLAEARQAVLSATLRYAKRQRTWFRKEPRAHLREVGGDEGGALLEELSAWLRKDA; the protein is encoded by the coding sequence GTGCAGCGGCCCCCGTCTATCCCCGTGCTCGCCGGTCCGACGGCGTCGGGCAAAAGCGCGCTCGCGCTGCGCCTCGCCGAGCGCCAGCCGCTCGAGATCATCTCCGCCGATGCCATGATGGTGTACCGGGGGATGGACATCGGGACGGCCAAACCCTCGCCGGAAGAGCGCCGGAGGGTGCCGCACCACCTCATCGACGTCGTCGCACCGGACGAACCCTTCGACGTCGCGACCTTTGTCACGTTGGCGGAGGCGGCGATCACCGAGGTGTTGGCGCGCGGCGCGCTACCGCTCGTCGTCGGCGGGACGGGGTTTTACATCCGAGCGCTCTCCGAGGGGTTGCCGACCGTTCCCCCGGCCGACCCGGCGGTGCAGCACCCCCTCTGGGAGCGCTTGGCGCGCGAAGGGCTCGCCGAGCTCGAGCGCGAACTCGCGGCGCGCAGCCCGCGTGACGCGCTGCGGGCGCAGCGCAACCCGCGCCGCGTCGTGCGCGCGCTCGAGGTCTGGCACCGCACCGGCCGCTCCCCCGCCGATTTTCCGCCCTCCCCGCCACGCTTTACGTACCGCAAATGGGTCTTGCTGCCGGAGCCGGCGGCGCTCGCGCGCGCGATCGAGCGCCGCACCGAGGCGATGTTTCGCGCGGGGCTTGTCGCGGAGGTTGCGCGGCTCTTGGCGCGCTATCCCGGGGCGACGACCGCGCTGCAGGCGATCGGCTACAAGGAGGTGCGCGCCCACCTAGAGGGCCGCGCGTCGTTAGCGGAGGCGCGGCAGGCGGTGCTTAGCGCCACCTTGCGCTACGCCAAGCGCCAGCGGACGTGGTTTCGCAAGGAGCCAAGGGCGCACCTTCGGGAGGTCGGGGGTGACGAGGGGGGGGCGCTGCTCGAGGAGCTGTCGGCGTGGCTGCGTAAGGACGCGTAA
- a CDS encoding Hsp20/alpha crystallin family protein: MELDKRGGTESDLQRLFILRERVSELAEGLEPGSLEPSVDLIDTGDTYRLIFDLPGVSQDDLEIALRGRQLTIAGLRESGGEQNFLMRERPRGHFQRSVELPSDVLYEESNAQLREGLLILHLPKA; the protein is encoded by the coding sequence ATGGAGTTGGACAAACGCGGGGGTACCGAGAGCGACCTGCAGCGGCTTTTTATCTTGCGTGAGCGCGTCAGCGAGCTCGCCGAGGGGCTCGAACCCGGCAGCCTCGAGCCGAGCGTCGACCTCATCGACACCGGCGACACCTACCGGCTCATCTTCGACTTGCCCGGCGTCTCCCAGGATGACCTCGAGATCGCCTTGCGCGGTCGCCAGCTGACCATCGCGGGCCTGCGCGAGAGCGGCGGCGAGCAGAACTTTCTCATGCGCGAGCGTCCGCGCGGGCACTTCCAGCGCTCGGTCGAGCTGCCCTCAGACGTCCTTTACGAGGAGAGCAACGCGCAGCTGCGCGAAGGCCTGCTGATCTTACACCTGCCCAAAGCCTGA